Sequence from the Sphingomonas sp. SORGH_AS_0950 genome:
GCGATATTGATCTGGTCCATCGGGTCCATCTGGACAGCGACGGTCAGCGGCTTGGACATGGGGAGCGTTCCTTCCTTCGAACGGGTCTTTGGCAGGGGAGGTAATCCTTCGCCCCGCCCCTGTCACCCGCCCCTGTCACCCGCGCGTCACCCGCACCAGGCATTTTCGATGTGACGCGGCCGCGTACCCGGCGCGAGCAGGATGACGTCGACGCGGATATCGTCGCTCGGTCCCGCATAGGTCGCCATCAGGATTTCCGCCGCCGCCGCGACCCGCGCCAGCCGCCGTTCGTCGATCGCGAAGTCCAATTCCGCGGCGGTCTTGCGCGTCTTGACCTCGACAAAGGCGACCAGCGATCCGCGCCGCGCGATCAGGTCGACCTCCCCCGCAGGCGTGCGGACCCGGCGGTCGAGAATGGTCCAGCCCTTCAGC
This genomic interval carries:
- a CDS encoding YraN family protein; the protein is MSLVPPRPRRNRRAAEESGRRGERLAAWWLRLKGWTILDRRVRTPAGEVDLIARRGSLVAFVEVKTRKTAAELDFAIDERRLARVAAAAEILMATYAGPSDDIRVDVILLAPGTRPRHIENAWCG